The DNA segment CCTTGCGATCCGAGGAAAGCCGCGTCCCATCACGGCCTTGTTCCCGGGCCGGCGCGGAAGTCATTCGTCCCGGCGCAGCGCCGCCGGCATCGGTCAAGGCCGCGCGTTCGGATGTTGCCGCCGTTTTGTCGAGGTAATACTGGTAGCCGCCTCCAAAATGTGCCAGTTGCCCGCCGCTGACACGCACGACGTGGTTGGCCAGCGCGCGGATGAAATAGACATCGTGACTGATGAAGATGAGCGTGCCCTGGTATTGATCCAAAGCGGCGGCCAGTGCGTCAATGCTTGGAATGTCGAGATGCGTGGTTGGCTCGTCCATCAGGATGAGATTGGGCGGGTCGAGCAGGAGTTTCACCAGCGCAAGCCGGCTTTTCTCGCCGCCGCTCAAGACGTTGACCTTTTTGAAAACGTCGTCGCCCCGAAACAAAAAACAGCCGAGCACGGTGCGGACGAACTGTTCGGTGACGCGCTGGGGCGTGTCGAGCGCCTCATCGAGCACGGTCAGGTCCGCGCGCAGCATGTCGATGCGGTTCTGCGAGTAATAGCCCGCCTTGGTGTTGTGCCCAAGCTTACGCTCGCCGGATTGCACCGGCAGCACGCCGGCGAGCAGTTTGAGCAGCGTGGATTTCCCCGCGCCGTTCGGCCCGACCAGCACGGTGCGCTGGCCGCGCTCAGCCTGAAAATTCAGTCCGCGGTACACCACATTGTTGCCGTAAGCATGGTCAACGTTTTCCAGCGTGATCACCTTCAACCCGCTCCGCTGCGGTTGTGGAAATGAAAAGCTGATTTGTTTTTCATCGCTGACTGGCGCTTCGACCTTCTCCATCCGCTCGATCTGCTTGAGCTTGGCCTGGGCCTGCGTTGCCTTGGTGTTCTTGGCGCGAAAACGCACCACGAAGTCCATGAGCCGGTCAATTTCGCGTTGCTGATTCTTGTAGGCCGCGAGCAATTGCACTTCGTTCGCCTCGCGCTGGGTCAGGTAATCGTCATAGTTGCCGCGATAGCGCAACAGTTTTCCCTGGCGGATCTCAACGATGCCGCCGACGAGCTGGTTCAAAAACTCGCGGTCGTGCGAGATCATCAGGATCGCGCCGGGATAACCCTTCAGATAACCTTGAAACCAAAGGAGCGCTTCGAGGTCGAGATGGTTTGTCGGCTCGTCGAGCATCAGCAGGTCCGGTTCCTGGACAAGCAGGCGGGCGAGGTGCGCGCGCATCACCCAGCCGCCGCTCATTTCACGGGCGGGACGATCGTGATCCGAATCGCGGAAGCTGAGTCCGGCGAGAATTTTCTTCGCCCGGGCATCGAGTTGATAGCCGCCCAGCTCGTTGAAGCGGTCGTGTGCGTTGTCGTGGAAATCCGCCTCGCCCGGATGCCCCGCGTCCCACGCGAGCACCTGCCGGCGCAGCCGGACGAACTCCGGCGAAATCGCGGTGGCCAGTTCGATGACGGTTTCGTCGGCGACGGGCGCGGTTTCCTGGGGCAGGTAGCCGACGGTGGCGTTGCGTTCGAACGTGATCTCGCCGTCATCCGGCGATTCGTTTCGCAGAATGAGGGAGAAGAGCGTGGTCTTGCCAGCGCCGTTCGGCCCGACGAGGCCGATGCGGTCCTGGCGGTTCACTTGCAACGTCACGTCGGCGAACAGGGTTCGTCCACCAAACGACTTGGTTAATCCACTGATGGTTAACATGCAGAATCCGGGATGTTGGGGCGGCGATCTGCGACCTGCAAGCTCCTTCGTCCTTCGCAGCGCCCAGAAAGATCACCTGATCCTGACTCCCGACAAATCCTCCTTCGCCTTGGGCCACTTCAACCTCAATTGATCGAGCGCTTCCGCGACGGTCTTCGCGACGACGTAATCGCGAAACCATTTGTGATTGGCGGGAACGATGTGCCAAGGCGTGTGTTTCGTGCTGCACCGGTTGATGGCGTCTTCGTACGCCCTTTGAAACTCGCCCCAGCGTTTGCGCATCTGCAAATCGGCGACTTCGAATTTCCAGTGCTTTTTACGATTGTTGAGCCGTTCGCGCAACCGTTCGGCCTGCTCCTCTTTGCTGATGTGCAGAAAGAACTTCAGAAGCATGACGCGGTTGTCAGCGAGCAGTTTCTCGAAGGCGTTGATCTGTTCGTAGCGGGCGCGCCAGATCTTCTTCAGCTGCAAACCGAGCACGCGTACGATCAGAACGTCCTCATAATGCGAACGGTTGAACAGACCGATGTAGCCGTAGCGCGGCACCGCCTTGTGAACGCGCCAGAGAAAGTCGTGGGCCTGTTCCTCGGCAGAGGGCGCTTTGAAATTCGTGGTTTGCACGCCGGCCGGTGTGACGAACTCGAGCACGCTGGCGCCGGTGCTGTCCTTGCCGCTCCCGTCCATGCCCTGAAGCAGAATGATGACGGCGTGGGTCGCGTTGGCGTAGAGCAAGTGCTGCAATTCGCCGATCCGCTGACAGAGTTTGGCGGTCTTTTTCTTCGTCTCTTCTTTTTCCAGTCCACCGCAGAAATTGGGATCGAAATCACGCAGGCGGACCCGGGAAGTAACTCTGATGGGCTGCGGCATGGATGAATTATCCGCAATTCATCGGCTTGCGCAATTCCGTTCGATCG comes from the Candidatus Angelobacter sp. genome and includes:
- a CDS encoding ABC-F family ATP-binding cassette domain-containing protein; this translates as MLTISGLTKSFGGRTLFADVTLQVNRQDRIGLVGPNGAGKTTLFSLILRNESPDDGEITFERNATVGYLPQETAPVADETVIELATAISPEFVRLRRQVLAWDAGHPGEADFHDNAHDRFNELGGYQLDARAKKILAGLSFRDSDHDRPAREMSGGWVMRAHLARLLVQEPDLLMLDEPTNHLDLEALLWFQGYLKGYPGAILMISHDREFLNQLVGGIVEIRQGKLLRYRGNYDDYLTQREANEVQLLAAYKNQQREIDRLMDFVVRFRAKNTKATQAQAKLKQIERMEKVEAPVSDEKQISFSFPQPQRSGLKVITLENVDHAYGNNVVYRGLNFQAERGQRTVLVGPNGAGKSTLLKLLAGVLPVQSGERKLGHNTKAGYYSQNRIDMLRADLTVLDEALDTPQRVTEQFVRTVLGCFLFRGDDVFKKVNVLSGGEKSRLALVKLLLDPPNLILMDEPTTHLDIPSIDALAAALDQYQGTLIFISHDVYFIRALANHVVRVSGGQLAHFGGGYQYYLDKTAATSERAALTDAGGAAPGRMTSAPAREQGRDGTRLSSDRKEQKRLEAEQRQMRSRERKAQQQIVHRLEKEIAELEARQVELTAELEKPETYEKSGAAVQINRELTDVMEKLEQLTTDWDQAASKLAEADAR
- a CDS encoding PPK2 family polyphosphate kinase; amino-acid sequence: MPQPIRVTSRVRLRDFDPNFCGGLEKEETKKKTAKLCQRIGELQHLLYANATHAVIILLQGMDGSGKDSTGASVLEFVTPAGVQTTNFKAPSAEEQAHDFLWRVHKAVPRYGYIGLFNRSHYEDVLIVRVLGLQLKKIWRARYEQINAFEKLLADNRVMLLKFFLHISKEEQAERLRERLNNRKKHWKFEVADLQMRKRWGEFQRAYEDAINRCSTKHTPWHIVPANHKWFRDYVVAKTVAEALDQLRLKWPKAKEDLSGVRIR